The DNA region AATTCATTTCCTCTCAAATTTTGGGCAAAGAGAAGTACATGTTCGAGCTGTACATGCTTTTGTGTAATTCTGTTTCTATCAAACTTGAGCTATAACATCCAAGAGTTTACCTTGCATCATGTGAAAATTCTATATAGCTTAAGCAGTGAgatttgattatatttttaaatgtcGTTTTTGCTAATGATTGATTATGGTTTCTCTGGTGCTGCTTGCTATATAGTAGTAAAGTCGCTGCCAGCAAACCACATTGTTGTATAACTGCAACATTTTGCATCTTTTTGCAGTATGATGCCTTTGATATTGGTTTTATAACCACTGATGATTTCACGAACGCGGATATTTTGGAAGCAACCTATCCAGCTGTGGCAAAGAGATTGCATGGGGATTGGATTAGTGATCCTGCTATTCCTATTGTTACTGGCTTCCTTGGGAAGGTGGTTCCCTGTTCCCTAATGATCCTATCGATGTTGTATTTGTTATGTGGTTTCCTGGTACATTTATCAGTGAATCATGAGGGTGTTTGGCCATATTGTAGGGTTGGAGAAGTTGTGCAGTGACCACACTAGGGAGAGGTGGTAGCGATTTAACTGCTACAACAATCGGGAAAGCATTGGGTTTAAGAGAAATCCAGGTTAATCATTGTCAATTCTTGTTTATGTTCGGTATTCTTTTATGCTGCTTTCCTTCAGCCCTCTCCGTTACATTGAAAGAGATTCACATTTGTGCATCTTCTGTAGAACTTTAAAGATACTATTCTTGGAATTGTAACCATTTGACATTACTTAACTGTCCTATCCTTTTAGGTGTGGAAAGATGTTGATGGTGTTCTCACATGTGATCCTAATATATATTCCCACGCTGCACCTGTGTCCTATCTAACTTTTGATGAAGCTGCTGAACTAGCTTATTTTGGTGCTCAGGTATCACTAATACTTCTCAAAAAAAATTTCTACTGTCTGCACTATACCTTGCTCATTCTTGTTGCATTAACGAACTCTAGAAATAATTTTTCATGCTGGTTTTGTCTAAATGTCCAGGTAGGTTGCCTAAGATTGTTAGTTTGCATCTGCAAAGGATTTCATTTGTGAAACAATTTTTTAATGCAGCTTTTCATTTATACTGGTCCCAAACAATTGAACTTGTATTCCAAACAACAGATGATATTGATTGCCGATTAGGGTctctttttattatttggatGTTGCTCTACTAAGTCAATCTGTTTCTTTTGGTTGAAAGGTCCTCCATCCACAGTCGATGAGGCCTGCTAGGGAAGGTGATATACCTGTGCGAGTGAAAAACTCTTATAATCCAAAAGCTCCTGGAACCCTTATCACTAGATCAAGGGACATGAGTAAGGTTAGTTGCTTAATTGTTTTGAGATACAATTTGTTTGCCATGAAAGAATGTCGGACACTTATTTTCTTATGCATGCCAAGGCTGTACTTACTAGCATCGTCCTGAAAAGGAATGTTACAATGCTGGATATTGTGAGCACAAGAATGCTTGGTCAATTTGGTTTTCTTGCTAGGGTAAGCAACGCTTATATTTGTGTGAACAACTTGCAACCACCATTAGTTTTATCCTTTCCTATTGTACTTCACTTCAAAATTGTTTTGTTCAGGTTTTCGCAATTTTTGAGGATCTAGGCATATCTGTTGATGTTGTTGCCACTAGTGAAGTGAGTATTTCCTTGACGTTGGACCCTTCCAAGCTTTGGAGTAGAGAACTTATCCAGCAGGCAAGCGTATGATACAAGACCTTCGTTAAcctaaatattcatttttgggcTAGTTAGAATCAATTTCTTGTTTCAAGTGGCAATCTTTGGTgttatatggagtactaatattttCACTTTTCCCTAGCTTGTGAGTGTATGCTTTTCCTTAAATTTCTTTTGACTTTATCTTCCCATTTTTCATGAAAGTTTTTACGTACAGTGTTCGAGAACTGTTTCAATAGCTTCAAGCTCTTATGATCTTATCTTGAAAGTTTTAAAATTGGCTTTACAAGTTCTtacccagcttcccattttcTGATCAGGAATTAGACCATGTGGTGGAAGAACTAGAAAAAATCGCAGTTGTAAATCTTCTCCAGCACAGATCTATCATCTCTCTTATTGGAAATGTTCAGAGATCCTCACTGATACTTGAAAAGGTGCGCTGCTTTATTCAAATCGCACAAACtttacttatctttgaattataTGCTTTGCTTATCTTCTGGTGATATGTTGTTCATCTGCTATTACTGTTCATTAGAACTCTTTGCTACATTTTACACTTTCACCATTGTTGGGCCCTGGTCCCCGAAAATCTCTCAAATCCAAAGGATCAAGTGCTTAGCTTGTCTTGCTCTACTTTTGCACTGAAGGGGCTATTACTGCTGCTAATGATTTCTTAATGTGGGCAGGCATTCCATGTCCTTCGGGCTAATGGTGTAAACGTTCAAATGATCTCTCAAGGTGCTTCGAAAGTCAATATATCGTTGATCGTAAATGACAGCGAAGCAGAACAATGCGTAAGAGCTCTTCACGCAGCCTTCTTTGAGAGTGATCTTTCGGAACTTGTTTTAGAGAGTAAATCTCAAAATGGTTCAGTTTGAAGTCTCTGCAGCAGCCTGAACCTGTCGAAATGATTACCCTCCGAGTTAGAATTGTCATTCCGACTTCATTTTTAGATCATATGATTGGGTAGATTAAGTGCCTGTTTGTGCTACGGTGAGCAATTTTGTACGACGATTATGTTCATGTAAAAGTAGATTTTACAGATTATCCTTTGCGTGATTGTTTTGTTTTTCCCTTCATCACAGATagcaaatactccctccgtcccataaaaatatgtgcactttttattttcgttcgtctcacaaaaatatgcgcatttcatttttggaaagttatatcaatttaataatgtaggtctcactatctactaacactactttaactatcattctcctcttctctcttactttactaattttgtcttaattttcgtgctaTATGGATTGCCCATATTTTTTTTGACGCGCATGTGATTGCATAACTTTAATATAAACTATATACAATAAGCCAAACAACAAAGGTCAAACAATTATCGTGGGCAATCAAAAAGAATGTAGGAGCATTTATATAGTTCACtctaaacaaacaaaataaatttgacCTGTCATGGAATTTTCAATAATAGTAAGAAAGTAAGCTCAAAATATCATGATGAAGGCTCAAAATTGATTGGAAATTATCTTTGTGATCCTTATGGCCCATGGCCTAGTTTGGCTACcttcattgcattttgaagggtCGCCCAACTAAGCTCGGCCCAAGTGGTCGAGCTACGCTGTAATTTGTGACATAGGGGATTGCGCTCGCGCGGCTTCTGTATAAAGATGAACAAACATCGTTTCATTTACTAGTGAAAACCagtatcattcattgtttatgGCTCATTCATTTACATCTCTCAGGAAAAATTAgtggatattttatttttgttttgattcaaaataaattataattttcacgAAAATTCTTGATATGCTTTTCCATTTTCTATAATTCGAGCTACGAAtgaaagtaaataaaatgtGTGAGGCCGAATGCCCAATAAATGTATCAACGGCCCACaccaaagtaaataaaatatgaggcCCAAGGCTCAATACTAACAGCAACGGCCCACACCCCTGCATAAACCCTACAAAATACCGATGTTGGATTCAGAGCAATTGCAATGGCGTGCACAATCGATTTCCGGAAGCTCGACGAGGGCTTCGGCGGCAAGACCTTCAAGCGCAAGAGAGCCGAGCAAGAAGCCGAGAAGCAACACCTCCTCGATGACAACGATTCGTCCATGGAAATCGACGCCGCCGTCGCCAATCCTTCGAAGCGGCAGGCCGTCGCCTCCTCCTCCGATCCGAACAAGCCTTCCTTCGGCAAGCCGACCTACGACGGAGTGATCGCCGGAAAAGTGTCGGGGAAGAGGTGGAAGGAGGTGCGGACGCGGCGCGCGTCGTCCGTCCAGGTGAAGAAGGGGACGACGGCGGAGCAGCGGGCGAGGGAGAAGGAGATTAAGAAGGCGTACAGAGAGAGGATGACGGAGCTCAAGGAGGAAATACGGCAGAATAAGCAGGAGAAGAGGCGGCTGCGCGAGgagagggagaagaagaaggcggAGAATATTCTCAAGTCGGGAACCAAGTTGCAGAAGATTACCAACCCTAATACGCTCAAGAAGATCGCTAAATCCAAGCagcgcaagctcctcaaggtcGTCTCCGATGATGTTTTCAACAATAATACCAAGAAGTAACTTCTTTATTTTTGAGAATGTGTTTTTGTTATGGATTGtcaatttattttatcatgttttgttgaaatatttgtttgaagaagaagaaattatattttcagaACCTCAATAGAATTATGTTCTTGTCAAAATGGTGTAATGGGTCATGTATGGAGTACTAAATAAACATTGAACGTAGCTTGCCTCAAAATTCTGAAGATATCAACCATCCAGCTAATCAAATGCCAAGATATGAAGAAATAAGTACTCCAATTAGTTGTTTTAAACGCATTTGATTTAAAATATCTTTGATAGTAGTAACTAAAAACATCAAATCAAACGGTTAACTTTCAGAAAACAATCTCACTTTTTAAGAATATACCAAATTGCCGTAATAGCATATAATAATCTCAGGCATAAGCACAATATCATTCGACAGAAATAATTCTAACCATGTCAGGTAACAATCGCTGAAAGAGATAATCCTAGTACAACAAATATGTTAAAAATAAACATTCGGTCTTTTCCCATGTCAAAGAAGCATAAAGCTTTATACAagaacaacatcatcatcaatagCGGCGTCCACCCGATGTGGACAATAATACTCTGTTAGccttttttcctttcttccCGACTTCATTTGCTTTCGCATTGGCATTAGCCATACGTGAGGCTTCGTCGTGTTTTGATCTAGACGTTACATTGGCAAATGAGGCACCACTATTTTTCCACCCTGCATGGTTGGACAACAATCAGCACTCTAAAAACTAAATCATTGACTAAAGGTCATGATCTGATGCCGAGGACATAGTAAATTACCAATTGCAGCAGAGTCATGAGGTGGATCAAATTTTGGGGCAATTTGAACAGGAGAATCATGTGCAGCAGCAAAACCAAGCCTTGCCACACTCGAAAAGGTTAACCCTTCCCCAGCAGTCGAAGGGCCAGATGATGATATCACGGGAGGACTTCCCAAAGCTTAGGGCCGGAGAAAAACATCCATCAATTCATAATGATGAGAACTAACAAAATTTAAGCTCAAGCATAATTGGTGGGGAAGGCTACCCAAAGCACCAAATATGCTTGAGCTTAAATTTTGGGTGATTAACATATCAGTCTATATGATACAATTAATTACAACCATCTAGTTTACCACTCATTCTGTAAATTATTAGCAGTTTAGCACTACTTTCACCAATCAAAAAATTAGAAGCCTCATTATTGAAATACTTAACCAAGGATCCATTTACTTTATAAGCTTAAACCAGTAAAGTAAACCAAACATCTACGTTAAACTAATGAATATTAGTTGGTCCGGATTTTGAACTTCAGCTCAGCAATTAGAATGTAACTTCCATACCAAGTCATTTGCTCATTTTTATCACCCAGGGAATAAATTATCACCTTCAAAATCATCTGTGGAGAAGCTAGGGGCAGCATCATGCGAATAATAAGACACAGGTGCAAACTGACTGCTTGCAGCTTCAGCTTTGATTTTGTCCTTCAACTCCTATACACAAAATACCAACTTTCATAGTATGAGTGCCCAAACATGGCAATCATGATGCcaagaaaaaaaacatattcCAGATGTGATGTAAACATAATCATAAAAGACATGTCTTGCTACCAAACATACTCTCCCAAGGACCAATGTATAGTCAATGAAGTACTGAAGCATACTCAATCAACCTTTCAAAATTATGACATAAGACCTCTTGCACTAATACTTAAAGaggtttgtatttttttaagcaTCTGCAGTACGCACTACCCTAGTGCAAAATAGTGAAAATTATTTCTTCGGTATAAGAGTTACCACTGCAAATGAAGTTGCATATCAAGAGGCAGATCAGTAAGTCTGGAAAGTTTAGCCAACATCCTCTCAAAGTAAAAGAACCAGCCCACATTCATACGTGTGCTCCCACACCCCAAGTCAAATATTAAATTCTGTACTCTAACCAACTTACCAGAAAAGGTGCAAATATACAAACGAACACCAAGCAGAGTTTCTGACAAACTGtaaaatagttttatttgagGGATTTAGGCATACCTTCCTAGCAAGTCGCTTTCTTTGATTTTCCCTATTCTTTATTTCATCCATAAAAGGAGAAAGGGACTCGGAAGGCAATATATTACCCACATCAATTTCACAAAGCTGTTAAGAAGTGCATGATTGGCATCAGATTGATTCAATATTAGCTAGATTGTCAGCAATGAGACACAGTGGAAAACCAACAAAATGACAAGCAAAAGTCTCTCACCTACCCTTGTGAGAGTGAATAGTATCTAATAGTAATCACCTGAAATGTTGTTGTCAAGGAGAAATGACTTAAGAAGCGATAGCGGCGCCTCATTGCCTCAGATTGTGTCACTGTCTCCAGCTGTAAGATCTTCCCAGAGATTCTGCAATTTTAGCCGTCATCATATGATGTGTCAAAATATAACACTTAAAAATGATCATTGAATGTGGCTCTTACATTCAGCAATATTTCCAAATCCCATATCAAAATAAACTTGACGACGATAGCAGTCAACAGAGCATCAATATGTTTGTAAGTCTCATTAAGAAACTAGAATGGTTACATGTCCATAGCTCTTAATCTTACAGTAATCTCATTAAGAAACTCATAGGAAAAGGATAATATAAACATAACTATTatcaattaaattttgtaaactGAATGAGAATAATCCAGTACACTGGTAGTCTGCTACCAATAGTTAGCAGTTTAACTTCatattagaaatttagaaatacatgcGAGAAGATAGAAGCCTATTATCTTTGTGAAATACTAAGAAGTTATACAATAAAAACTGATATCCTGATTCACTTGCTTGTACATCGacttcaagaaaaaaaaattaaacagtATAAGGAGCTATAAGGAAACAGTAATCGTATACCTGGTAGGAAGATTCTCATAGCTACCATAATGGTGTAGAAGACACTTCATGCTAAATGGATGAAGTATAAGATGCTGACCATCAATAGCCTATGCagaaataaaaatcaaaatgattttcTGGCATCCCTTAAGAAGGAAGTTCATGGAATGCCGGAGATGGTTGATTTCCCATACATAACCCAGACACCTAGTCACCTAGATGTCCCTAATATATTCAGATATGAAGTTTTGTCCACTTACCAgctctgtgtgtgtgtgcacACGTCTGGGTTAGGGGGGAGGGGGAGGGTAGGAAGAGTATCAGATAGATCAAATACCTGGTAGAAATTGTATGAATCTCCCTCTGTGCTTTTCTTCGTGCCATTAGAAGGTGCCTGTGGATACATCTTATTTTCATCGAAAGAAGAAGATAAAGCTATATCCTTATCTCCAACAGATTCATTGATATCCGTATCTTCCGGTGCATGGAATTCATCAAGCACCTTACTTGGAGATGATTTACCAAAACTGTCTGACTTATCATTCTTAGTTGGAGAGATTACATGAGTAGCAAATCCAGAAGCACCATTATTGACATGGGCATCTGCAGTTGGAGGAGATCCATA from Salvia splendens isolate huo1 chromosome 9, SspV2, whole genome shotgun sequence includes:
- the LOC121749021 gene encoding aspartokinase 2, chloroplastic-like; translated protein: MATTLHLSGVKTPNQFFSKSKYASGYQCMQFPRYLHFAVSLPPWLPSVSSHCLSLRMRCEGGKIDMLERTDTQNHDSDLTSNENELTCVMKFGGSSVASAERMREVAELILSFPEERPVIVLSAMGKTTNKLLSAGEKSVTCGVSNVSDLEELTFIKDLHLRTADELGVDSTIISKHLFELEQLLNGIAMMKEMTLRTKDYLVSFGECMSTRLFAAYLNKIGVKSRQYDAFDIGFITTDDFTNADILEATYPAVAKRLHGDWISDPAIPIVTGFLGKGWRSCAVTTLGRGGSDLTATTIGKALGLREIQVWKDVDGVLTCDPNIYSHAAPVSYLTFDEAAELAYFGAQVLHPQSMRPAREGDIPVRVKNSYNPKAPGTLITRSRDMSKAVLTSIVLKRNVTMLDIVSTRMLGQFGFLARVFAIFEDLGISVDVVATSEVSISLTLDPSKLWSRELIQQASELDHVVEELEKIAVVNLLQHRSIISLIGNVQRSSLILEKAFHVLRANGVNVQMISQGASKVNISLIVNDSEAEQCVRALHAAFFESDLSELVLESKSQNGSV
- the LOC121746719 gene encoding coiled-coil domain-containing protein 86-like gives rise to the protein MACTIDFRKLDEGFGGKTFKRKRAEQEAEKQHLLDDNDSSMEIDAAVANPSKRQAVASSSDPNKPSFGKPTYDGVIAGKVSGKRWKEVRTRRASSVQVKKGTTAEQRAREKEIKKAYRERMTELKEEIRQNKQEKRRLREEREKKKAENILKSGTKLQKITNPNTLKKIAKSKQRKLLKVVSDDVFNNNTKK